From bacterium, a single genomic window includes:
- a CDS encoding ABC transporter permease encodes MIRYIARRLILLGPLLIGITFVSWAAIQLAPGSGDYFQSLVLQYPQISPATIAGLRARFGMDQPPWIQYLRWLWNILHLDLGLSFAYQVPVTWLIGTRALNTLLLSVTSLVAAWSIAIPLGIYSAVHQYSVTDGLLSAGAFVAISVPSFFSALLLLYAAFWSHVLPLQGLTSVNYDGLSWGAKVLDVARHLVLPTIALGVFSVGGLMRYMRNNLLDVLRADYVKTARSKGVSERRVIFRHAVRNAINPLVTLFGFELGGLLSGAAFVENILGYPGLGRLVLEAVLKKDVFVVMGSLLMGSVLLILGNLTADVLLAFVDPRIRYD; translated from the coding sequence ATGATTCGCTACATTGCCCGCCGCCTGATCCTCCTGGGTCCCTTGCTCATCGGGATCACCTTCGTATCCTGGGCGGCGATCCAGCTGGCCCCCGGGTCCGGAGATTATTTCCAGTCGCTGGTGCTGCAGTACCCGCAGATCAGCCCGGCCACGATCGCCGGGCTGCGCGCCCGGTTCGGGATGGACCAGCCGCCGTGGATTCAGTATCTGCGCTGGCTCTGGAACATCCTCCATCTCGATTTAGGTCTGTCGTTTGCCTATCAGGTCCCTGTGACCTGGCTGATCGGGACGCGGGCGCTCAACACCCTCTTGCTGTCGGTGACGTCGCTCGTGGCCGCGTGGTCGATCGCGATCCCGCTCGGCATCTATTCGGCCGTGCACCAGTACTCGGTGACGGACGGACTCCTGAGCGCGGGGGCGTTCGTCGCTATCTCCGTCCCGAGCTTCTTCAGCGCGCTCCTCCTCCTCTACGCGGCGTTCTGGAGCCACGTGCTGCCCCTGCAGGGATTGACCAGCGTGAACTACGACGGGCTATCGTGGGGGGCCAAGGTCCTCGACGTCGCGCGGCATTTGGTCCTGCCGACGATCGCGCTCGGGGTGTTCTCCGTCGGGGGATTGATGCGGTACATGCGCAACAACCTGCTCGACGTCCTCAGGGCCGACTACGTCAAGACCGCGCGGTCGAAGGGTGTGTCCGAGCGCCGGGTGATCTTCCGGCACGCCGTGCGGAATGCCATCAACCCGCTCGTGACCCTCTTCGGGTTCGAGCTGGGGGGCCTGCTGAGCGGCGCCGCGTTTGTCGAGAATATCCTCGGCTACCCCGGGCTGGGACGTCTCGTGCTGGAAGCCGTGCTGAAGAAGGACGTGTTCGTCGTGATGGGCAGCCTCCTCATGGGGAGCGTGCTGCTGATCCTGGGGAACCTTACCGCCGACGTTCTGCTCGCCTTTGTCGATCCACGGATCAGATATGATTGA
- a CDS encoding ABC transporter permease, with protein MHQYVIRRVLQMIPIILGISVVVFALLLAAPGDQVDLLISGVPNITPDEVARLKHVYGLDEPVHVRYVKWLERAVQGDFGWSRTYKERVTSLIFDRLGNTVSLAAGALVLALAVAVPVGIYSALHQYSALDYGATLFTFFGVSVPVFWFGIMLIYVFGVTWHLLPPGGINSPGVAPGLPMILDRLQYLPLPTLALGLVFMASFTRYTRSSMLEVVRQDFVRTAKAKGLPGRVVIRRHALRNALIPLVTVLGVAIPGVLAGAPLTETVFSWPGVGKLLVDSTLGGDYAVAQGIIMFISIMVVAANLLVDVAYGVLDPRIRYD; from the coding sequence GTGCACCAGTACGTGATCCGCCGGGTGCTGCAGATGATCCCCATCATCCTGGGGATCTCTGTGGTGGTATTCGCGCTGCTGCTGGCCGCCCCCGGCGATCAGGTGGACCTTCTGATCTCCGGCGTCCCGAACATCACGCCGGACGAGGTCGCCCGGCTCAAGCATGTGTATGGGCTGGACGAGCCGGTGCACGTCAGGTACGTCAAATGGCTCGAGCGCGCCGTCCAGGGCGATTTCGGGTGGTCCCGGACCTACAAGGAACGGGTCACGTCCCTGATCTTCGACCGGCTCGGCAATACCGTCTCGCTCGCGGCCGGGGCGCTTGTGCTCGCCCTGGCCGTCGCCGTCCCCGTGGGGATCTACTCCGCCCTTCATCAATACTCCGCCCTCGACTACGGCGCCACGCTGTTCACGTTCTTTGGGGTCAGCGTCCCGGTCTTCTGGTTCGGGATCATGCTGATCTATGTGTTTGGCGTGACGTGGCACCTGCTGCCGCCGGGCGGCATCAACAGCCCTGGGGTGGCGCCCGGGCTCCCCATGATCCTCGACCGGTTGCAGTACCTTCCGCTGCCTACTCTCGCGCTCGGCTTGGTGTTCATGGCGAGCTTCACGCGCTACACGCGGAGCAGCATGCTGGAAGTCGTTCGTCAGGATTTCGTTCGCACCGCGAAGGCGAAAGGGCTGCCCGGCCGGGTGGTCATCCGGCGCCACGCGCTGCGCAACGCCCTGATCCCGCTCGTGACGGTCCTCGGCGTCGCTATTCCCGGGGTCCTTGCGGGGGCCCCGCTCACCGAGACGGTATTTTCGTGGCCGGGGGTGGGCAAGCTGCTTGTCGACTCCACACTCGGCGGCGACTATGCCGTGGCGCAGGGGATCATCATGTTCATCTCCATCATGGTGGTCGCCGCCAACCTGCTGGTTGATGTCGCCTACGGCGTCCTGGATCCGCGGATCAGGTACGATTGA
- a CDS encoding ABC transporter ATP-binding protein, whose translation MAEALLSVRNLKTQFFTDEGVVRAVDGLSYDLHRGETLGIVGESGCGKSVHALSIMRLIPTPPGKIVDGQILFEGRDLLKLSDEEMRKIRGNRIAMVFQEPMTSLNPVLTIGEQIAEAVMLHQRLDKKAAWVRAAEMLDRVKMPDARQRVKDYPHQFSGGMRQRVMIAMALSCNPSVLLADEPTTALDVTIQAQIIELMRELQREFGTSIVMITHNLGVVAEMCDNVVVMYAGRPVEATDVKQTFHEPKHPYTWGLLHSVPKLYERRDRLIPIEGQPPSLIDLPPGCAFAPRCPFVMEVCVQADPPDYPVGTGHTAKCYLYSDKATEKEKKSAEAAGLAASTRTGAV comes from the coding sequence GTGGCAGAGGCACTGCTGTCGGTCCGCAATCTGAAGACCCAATTCTTCACCGATGAAGGGGTCGTCCGGGCCGTCGACGGCCTCAGCTACGATCTCCATCGGGGCGAAACCCTGGGGATCGTAGGGGAGTCGGGGTGCGGCAAGAGCGTGCATGCCCTCTCGATCATGCGGCTGATCCCAACCCCACCCGGCAAGATCGTCGATGGACAGATCCTCTTTGAAGGGCGCGACCTCCTGAAGCTGTCCGACGAGGAGATGCGCAAGATCCGCGGCAACCGGATCGCGATGGTCTTCCAGGAGCCCATGACCTCGCTCAACCCCGTCCTGACGATCGGCGAACAGATCGCCGAGGCAGTGATGCTCCACCAGAGACTCGACAAGAAGGCCGCCTGGGTCCGCGCCGCCGAGATGCTCGATCGCGTCAAGATGCCCGACGCGCGCCAGCGGGTCAAGGACTATCCCCACCAGTTCTCCGGCGGGATGCGGCAGCGCGTGATGATCGCGATGGCCCTGTCCTGCAACCCCTCGGTGCTGCTCGCGGATGAGCCGACTACCGCCCTCGACGTGACGATTCAGGCGCAGATCATCGAGCTGATGCGGGAGTTGCAGCGCGAGTTCGGGACGTCGATCGTCATGATCACGCACAACCTCGGCGTGGTCGCGGAGATGTGCGACAACGTCGTCGTCATGTACGCGGGCCGGCCGGTCGAGGCCACGGATGTCAAGCAGACGTTCCATGAACCCAAACACCCCTACACCTGGGGGCTGCTGCACTCGGTGCCCAAGTTGTACGAGCGCCGGGACCGCCTGATCCCGATCGAAGGGCAACCGCCCAGCCTGATCGACCTTCCGCCGGGGTGCGCGTTCGCGCCCCGGTGCCCCTTTGTGATGGAGGTCTGCGTGCAGGCGGATCCGCCCGACTATCCCGTGGGAACCGGGCACACGGCCAAGTGCTACCTCTATTCCGACAAGGCCACCGAGAAAGAGAAGAAATCCGCCGAGGCGGCGGGGCTGGCGGCGTCCACGCGCACCGGCGCGGTGTAG
- a CDS encoding ABC transporter substrate-binding protein, whose product MNTTIVLSLVTALLMVPPQVGAAPPGPPHASLPDLPNPKVMLGEPGRFGGTFLDAQVADPRTFNPILAQETSSTGPLGGLFDGLVEDNGETTATEPALAESWTTSPDGRTWTFVLRKGLKWSDGAPMTADDVVFTFKVIYDKKIPNSLQDVLTVAGKPIAVTKVNDQTVQFRTAEPFGPFLRSIGIGILPRHKLEAAYTSGKFNQTWGVNTPPKELVGTGAYVMTEYKPAQRIMYLRNGNYWKVDLQGHRLPYIQRLVLTIVPDQNAHRLLFQGGQTDSYGIRPREYAEFKRGEKTGGYTVYDGGPSFGTEFLSFNQNPRAGLPEYKLRWFQNQKFRQGVAYAVDRDAITDQVYAGHAIPQYGPESPADKFFYNPKVKQYPYNLDTATATLAEGGFKKGADGVLRDADGHPVEFVISTNADNQDRVAIGNIIRQDLSKLGMKVTLAPEAFNTLVNKLVESFKWEAIVLGLTGGIEPHNGQNVWKSSGSLHMWNPKEPNPATPWEGEIDRLFNLAATTVDQNRRKGYYDKYQTIVAEQVPFAYTTIPTSYVAVRNKFGNIKYTAFGGPFWNFPVIYIKP is encoded by the coding sequence GTGAACACAACGATCGTACTGAGCCTGGTGACCGCTCTGTTGATGGTCCCCCCCCAGGTCGGCGCGGCGCCTCCAGGACCGCCGCATGCGAGCCTCCCCGACCTTCCCAATCCCAAGGTCATGCTTGGCGAGCCCGGCCGGTTCGGCGGGACATTCCTCGACGCCCAGGTCGCCGATCCCCGCACGTTCAACCCGATCCTGGCCCAGGAGACCTCCTCGACGGGGCCGTTGGGGGGGTTGTTCGATGGGCTCGTCGAGGATAACGGCGAGACGACCGCGACCGAGCCCGCGCTCGCAGAGTCGTGGACCACGAGCCCGGACGGGCGCACCTGGACATTTGTGCTGCGCAAGGGATTGAAATGGAGCGACGGCGCCCCGATGACCGCAGACGATGTCGTCTTCACGTTCAAGGTGATCTACGACAAGAAGATCCCCAACAGTCTTCAAGACGTGCTTACCGTCGCCGGGAAGCCTATCGCCGTCACGAAGGTCAACGATCAGACCGTGCAGTTCCGCACCGCCGAGCCCTTCGGGCCGTTTCTCCGGTCGATCGGGATCGGCATCCTGCCGCGGCACAAACTCGAGGCGGCATACACCTCCGGGAAGTTCAACCAGACGTGGGGCGTCAACACGCCTCCCAAAGAGCTCGTCGGGACGGGCGCGTACGTCATGACCGAGTACAAACCCGCTCAGCGGATCATGTACCTTCGTAACGGCAACTACTGGAAGGTCGATCTCCAGGGGCACCGGCTCCCGTATATCCAGAGGCTCGTGCTCACCATCGTCCCCGACCAGAACGCGCATCGGCTGCTCTTTCAGGGGGGACAGACCGACTCGTACGGCATCCGGCCTCGGGAGTACGCGGAGTTCAAGCGAGGTGAGAAGACAGGCGGCTATACCGTGTACGATGGCGGTCCCAGCTTCGGGACCGAGTTTCTCAGCTTCAACCAGAACCCTCGGGCCGGTCTGCCGGAGTACAAGCTCCGGTGGTTCCAGAACCAGAAGTTTCGCCAGGGTGTCGCGTACGCGGTAGACCGTGACGCGATCACGGACCAGGTGTACGCCGGCCACGCCATCCCGCAGTACGGTCCGGAGAGCCCGGCCGACAAGTTCTTTTACAACCCCAAGGTGAAGCAGTATCCCTACAACCTCGACACAGCCACGGCGACGCTCGCGGAGGGTGGTTTCAAGAAAGGGGCCGACGGGGTGCTGCGCGACGCCGACGGCCACCCCGTGGAGTTCGTCATCAGCACGAATGCCGACAACCAGGACCGGGTGGCGATCGGCAACATCATCCGCCAGGATCTCAGCAAACTCGGGATGAAGGTGACGCTCGCGCCCGAGGCGTTCAACACGCTGGTGAACAAGCTCGTGGAATCCTTCAAGTGGGAAGCGATCGTGCTTGGGCTGACCGGCGGGATCGAGCCGCACAACGGCCAGAACGTCTGGAAGTCCTCCGGCAGCCTGCACATGTGGAACCCCAAGGAGCCGAACCCCGCCACCCCCTGGGAGGGGGAGATCGACCGGCTGTTCAACCTGGCGGCCACCACCGTCGACCAGAACCGGCGAAAGGGGTACTACGACAAGTACCAGACGATCGTCGCCGAGCAGGTCCCGTTTGCCTATACTACGATTCCGACCTCGTATGTCGCGGTGCGCAACAAGTTTGGGAACATCAAGTATACCGCGTTCGGCGGGCCGTTCTGGAACTTCCCGGTGATCTATATCAAGCCCTAG
- a CDS encoding ABC transporter permease, producing the protein MAHDLAAARLAEQRQREAARARTPLQLAWRQLKRYKLALVSGAALVVVYSVMLLAEFLAPYALDYSERSLFYAPPVGIHLVDGRGHLHARPFVYAYRLVDRDLRIYGPDTSRTYDIHFFVRGFPYRLLWFIPADVHVMGVDAPAQLFLLGTDQFGRDLLSRMLFGSRVSLMIGVLVVLITFPIGLLMGGIAGYYGGLVDNAIMRSVEVLASFPTFYLLLTLASVLPATLSSGARLVMIAGVFSLVGWGGLARIIRGLVLSLRDMEFVLAARASGLSDLRVIVRHVLPNTISYVIVAATLTIPGVILGESGLSYLGVGVQEPSTSWGLLLAQAQSVDVFTQFPWLLLPGLAIVVVIMAYNFLGDGVRDALDPRQRST; encoded by the coding sequence ATGGCTCACGACCTCGCCGCCGCGCGCCTGGCGGAGCAGCGTCAACGGGAGGCCGCGCGCGCCCGCACGCCGCTGCAGCTCGCCTGGCGCCAGCTCAAGCGCTACAAGCTCGCGCTGGTGAGCGGCGCGGCCCTGGTCGTCGTGTATTCCGTGATGCTGCTGGCCGAGTTCCTGGCGCCGTATGCGTTGGACTACAGCGAGCGGAGCCTCTTTTACGCGCCCCCCGTCGGCATCCACCTGGTCGACGGGCGGGGCCATCTCCATGCGCGGCCGTTCGTGTACGCGTACCGGCTCGTCGATCGAGACCTCCGCATCTACGGCCCGGACACGTCGCGGACGTATGACATCCACTTCTTCGTCCGCGGCTTCCCGTACCGGCTGCTGTGGTTCATTCCGGCCGACGTCCACGTGATGGGGGTCGACGCCCCGGCGCAGCTCTTTCTCCTGGGTACCGACCAGTTCGGGCGGGACCTGCTCTCCCGGATGTTGTTCGGCAGCCGCGTCTCGCTCATGATCGGGGTCCTGGTCGTGCTCATCACGTTTCCGATCGGCCTGCTCATGGGGGGGATCGCCGGCTACTACGGGGGGCTCGTCGACAACGCCATTATGCGGTCGGTGGAGGTCCTCGCCTCGTTTCCCACCTTCTACCTCCTCCTCACGTTGGCGTCGGTGCTGCCGGCGACCCTCAGCAGCGGGGCCAGGCTCGTCATGATCGCCGGGGTGTTCAGCCTGGTGGGGTGGGGCGGCCTGGCGCGCATCATCCGCGGGCTCGTGCTCAGCCTCCGCGACATGGAGTTCGTCCTGGCGGCGCGGGCCTCCGGCCTGAGCGATCTGCGGGTCATCGTAAGGCACGTGCTTCCCAATACGATCTCGTATGTCATCGTGGCGGCGACGTTGACGATCCCGGGCGTCATCCTGGGAGAGAGCGGGCTGTCGTATCTGGGGGTGGGCGTGCAGGAGCCGAGCACGAGTTGGGGACTGCTCCTAGCGCAGGCGCAGAGCGTCGACGTCTTCACGCAGTTTCCATGGTTGCTCCTGCCCGGGCTGGCGATCGTCGTCGTGATCATGGCCTACAACTTCCTCGGGGACGGCGTCCGCGACGCCCTCGATCCCCGCCAGCGGTCGACGTAG
- a CDS encoding ABC transporter permease, which produces MARPLSAVSSSISPASRLEAVKGVGQSFWGLAWQRFRHHKVALGGAAVVLVLVLITLLAGVIAPYRFEDIDLTARLRSPSWTHLLGTDTIGHDVFTRLLYAGRVSLLVGFSAATVATLVGIVVGATAGFYGGVVDNVLMRMTDVWLALPELPILIILSRYLGGSVGGIVFVISLFAWRGVARLVRGEVLKLKGQEFTDAARALGATDIRILVRHLVPNALAPVIVAATLIVGGAILTEAALSFLGIGIQPPVPSWGNMLQNAQDFILSAPRLAIYPGVMIFLTVLCFNFLGDGLRDALDPRLKL; this is translated from the coding sequence ATGGCGCGTCCCCTCTCGGCGGTGTCCTCGTCGATCTCTCCCGCATCGCGGCTCGAAGCCGTCAAGGGAGTCGGCCAGAGCTTCTGGGGGCTGGCCTGGCAGCGATTCCGCCATCACAAGGTGGCCCTTGGCGGCGCCGCGGTCGTCCTGGTACTCGTCCTGATCACACTGCTCGCCGGGGTGATCGCTCCTTACCGGTTCGAGGACATTGACCTCACGGCCCGGCTGCGGTCGCCGTCGTGGACGCACCTCCTCGGCACCGACACGATCGGCCACGACGTCTTCACCAGGCTCCTCTATGCAGGCCGGGTCTCCCTCCTTGTCGGTTTCTCGGCCGCCACGGTCGCGACCCTGGTCGGCATCGTGGTTGGGGCGACCGCGGGGTTCTATGGGGGGGTCGTGGACAACGTGCTGATGCGTATGACCGACGTGTGGCTCGCGCTCCCGGAACTGCCGATCCTGATCATCCTCTCGCGATACCTCGGCGGGTCGGTTGGCGGCATTGTCTTTGTGATCAGCCTCTTTGCCTGGCGGGGAGTCGCCCGGCTGGTGCGCGGAGAGGTCCTCAAGCTCAAGGGCCAGGAGTTCACCGACGCCGCCCGGGCGCTGGGTGCGACGGACATCCGGATCCTCGTTCGCCACCTCGTCCCCAACGCTCTGGCCCCCGTGATCGTGGCCGCGACCTTGATCGTCGGCGGGGCGATCCTGACGGAGGCGGCGCTCTCCTTCCTCGGGATCGGTATCCAGCCCCCCGTCCCGTCATGGGGGAATATGCTCCAGAACGCCCAGGACTTCATCCTGTCGGCCCCCCGGCTGGCGATCTACCCTGGGGTCATGATCTTCCTGACCGTGCTGTGCTTCAATTTCTTGGGCGATGGGCTCCGCGACGCGCTGGACCCAAGGCTCAAGCTGTAG
- a CDS encoding UvrD-helicase domain-containing protein translates to MESSAPATGPIPEIDALLNAVQRDAVHHGDGPLLVLAGAGSGKTRVLTYRIAALIRERSVAPQRILAVTFTNKAAGEMRERVERLVGRPIARAVWMGTFHATCSRILRRSGAPIGIDPRFLIYDTDDQRALVREVTAALHVDDRQFPPIAVLAAIGRAKNELLDHVAVAARAETFRDEVIAKLYAAYQRRLDECHALDFDDLLMRTVILFREHPQTLAEYQDRFRHILVDEYQDTNHAQYALLSVLAARHRNVCVVGDDDQAIYRWRGADVRNILEFERDYPDARVIKLEQNYRSTRRILEAASALVRHNPHRHTKVLWTENEEGEPVALFEAFDGYDEARYTGEVARAHRSAGGHAGDLAILYRTNAQSRQFEEMFLRLGIPYQIVGALRFYERAEVKDMLAYLRFVYNQADEASLRRIVNVPRRGIGDGTLRRLEAWGKQAGLGLWDTLRRGEDAGVGPQARRALAEFAGVVEGLVRYATDHSARETLAQAIDATGYRRMLEAEGTDEAYARIENLDELGAVAEEVEVTVGESTLEAFLQHLALVTDVDTWEDRADRVTLMTLHSAKGLEFPVVVLAGLEEGLFPHVRSIEEEAGIEEERRLCYVGMTRAKRRLILTYARQRAAFGTARPSLPSRFLAEIPENLLARAVTAKTAVNDWTEERGPVPEIAVGDHVRHKTFGAGRVLEMDGEGPRAIITVRFDGVGTKRLALGYAPLEVVRDSQGGHGR, encoded by the coding sequence GTGGAGTCGTCTGCGCCTGCCACGGGGCCGATCCCCGAGATCGATGCGCTTCTCAACGCGGTCCAGCGCGATGCGGTCCATCACGGCGACGGGCCGCTGCTGGTGCTGGCCGGAGCCGGTTCCGGGAAGACCAGGGTGTTGACCTACCGGATCGCCGCGCTGATTCGGGAGCGCAGTGTGGCGCCGCAGCGGATCCTCGCCGTGACGTTCACCAACAAGGCCGCGGGGGAGATGCGCGAGCGCGTCGAGCGGCTGGTGGGCCGGCCGATCGCGCGGGCGGTATGGATGGGGACCTTTCACGCCACCTGCAGCCGCATCCTCCGCCGGTCGGGGGCGCCCATCGGGATCGATCCCCGGTTCCTCATCTACGACACAGACGACCAGCGGGCGCTCGTCCGCGAGGTGACCGCGGCGCTCCACGTCGACGACCGGCAGTTCCCTCCGATCGCGGTCCTCGCCGCCATCGGGCGCGCCAAAAACGAACTGCTCGACCACGTCGCCGTCGCGGCGCGCGCCGAGACGTTCCGGGATGAGGTGATCGCGAAGCTGTACGCCGCCTACCAGCGGCGATTGGACGAGTGCCACGCGCTCGACTTCGACGATCTGCTCATGCGGACCGTGATCCTCTTTCGCGAGCACCCCCAGACACTCGCCGAGTATCAGGACCGGTTCCGCCACATCCTCGTAGACGAGTACCAGGACACCAACCACGCGCAGTATGCGCTGCTGAGCGTGCTTGCGGCGCGCCACCGAAACGTGTGCGTGGTCGGCGACGACGATCAGGCGATCTACCGGTGGCGCGGTGCGGACGTGCGCAACATCCTCGAGTTCGAGCGGGACTATCCGGACGCCCGGGTCATCAAGTTGGAGCAGAATTACCGGTCTACCCGGCGCATCCTCGAGGCCGCCTCGGCGCTGGTCCGCCACAACCCGCACCGGCATACCAAGGTGCTGTGGACGGAGAACGAGGAGGGCGAGCCGGTCGCCTTGTTCGAGGCGTTCGACGGCTACGATGAGGCCCGGTACACCGGCGAGGTCGCGCGCGCCCACCGGTCGGCGGGAGGACACGCCGGCGACCTCGCGATTCTCTACCGGACGAACGCCCAGTCCCGTCAATTCGAAGAGATGTTCTTGCGGCTGGGGATCCCCTATCAGATCGTCGGGGCCCTCCGGTTCTACGAGCGCGCCGAGGTCAAGGATATGCTGGCCTACCTCCGCTTCGTCTACAATCAGGCCGACGAGGCGAGCCTCCGCCGCATCGTCAACGTCCCGCGGCGCGGCATCGGCGACGGGACGCTGCGGCGGCTGGAGGCGTGGGGGAAGCAGGCGGGGCTCGGGCTCTGGGACACCCTTCGCCGGGGGGAGGACGCCGGGGTGGGGCCGCAGGCGCGCCGCGCGCTTGCCGAGTTCGCCGGCGTGGTCGAAGGTCTGGTACGGTACGCCACGGACCACTCCGCCCGAGAGACCCTCGCCCAGGCGATCGACGCCACGGGATACCGGCGGATGCTCGAGGCGGAGGGGACCGACGAGGCCTACGCCCGCATCGAGAACCTCGACGAGCTGGGCGCGGTGGCGGAGGAGGTCGAGGTGACGGTCGGGGAGTCCACGCTCGAAGCGTTTCTCCAGCACCTGGCGCTCGTCACGGACGTAGATACATGGGAGGACCGCGCGGACCGGGTCACGTTGATGACGCTGCACAGCGCCAAAGGGTTGGAGTTTCCCGTCGTCGTGCTGGCCGGCCTCGAGGAGGGGCTCTTTCCCCACGTGCGTTCCATTGAAGAAGAGGCCGGCATCGAGGAGGAGCGCCGGCTCTGTTACGTGGGGATGACCCGGGCAAAGCGGCGGTTGATCCTCACCTACGCGCGCCAGCGGGCGGCGTTTGGCACGGCCCGCCCGAGCCTTCCGTCTCGGTTCCTTGCCGAGATCCCCGAGAACCTGCTCGCGCGCGCGGTCACGGCCAAGACCGCGGTGAACGATTGGACGGAGGAACGCGGGCCGGTGCCCGAGATCGCGGTCGGCGATCACGTGCGGCACAAGACCTTTGGGGCGGGGCGGGTCCTCGAGATGGACGGCGAGGGTCCGCGGGCGATCATTACCGTGCGGTTCGACGGCGTCGGGACCAAGCGGCTGGCGCTGGGCTACGCTCCGCTCGAGGTCGTGCGGGATTCCCAAGGAGGCCATGGACGGTGA
- a CDS encoding peptide ABC transporter substrate-binding protein → MRRAKRTWAVLFAIAMLAAVGWPAAPIQAAAPRDEVVIGISQEPDTLVPGLGGSLAVSGEIQQALWAGGVRWSDQWKLVPIQAKEVPTLENGLWKLLPGGKMQLTWHLRPLKWHDGVPVDAEDFVFTHRAIMNDKVPVISRNFEKRVENVFAPSPDTLVVTYNEHYAYANTGIIQYGPWPRHLLERDYHNNPGGLDKLTFGNDPKATTTNGPYQIVSWQKGSSIVAEADPNYALEKPKVKRIVWRVITDTNTLVANMLSGSIDGISPNGISFDQGTQLDQQVTQRHLAEQVLYTPGLIWEHVDLNLNNPKLKDKRVRQALLYAIDRQALVQTLFQAKQPVADSYLPPKHYGFDTSLVKYSYNPDKAKALFTEAGWTPGPDGVLKNAQGERFTVTIGTTAGNRVREDVEQVLQSQWRKVGVDLKVTNQPARVFFGETTRHREFDMAMYSWLFSPVTDCETLYTTENIPSAQNAYNGQNFAGFSNGEMDKLCHTIPTELDQAKRVTMLKRSQAILADEVPVLPLYFRVDVTSVKKGFQNWKPTGLGQSPVTWNVFQWAWAQ, encoded by the coding sequence GTGAGGAGAGCGAAGCGGACGTGGGCAGTGCTGTTCGCAATCGCGATGCTCGCGGCCGTCGGGTGGCCCGCGGCGCCCATCCAGGCGGCCGCGCCGAGGGATGAGGTGGTGATCGGGATCTCCCAGGAGCCGGACACCTTAGTTCCCGGCTTAGGCGGGAGCCTCGCCGTCAGCGGCGAGATCCAGCAGGCGCTCTGGGCGGGGGGCGTCCGCTGGTCGGACCAGTGGAAGCTTGTTCCGATCCAAGCCAAAGAAGTGCCGACGTTGGAAAACGGGTTGTGGAAGCTGCTTCCCGGGGGCAAGATGCAGTTGACCTGGCACCTTCGGCCATTGAAGTGGCACGATGGAGTACCGGTGGACGCGGAGGATTTTGTCTTCACCCATCGGGCGATCATGAACGACAAGGTGCCGGTGATCAGCCGGAACTTCGAGAAGCGCGTCGAGAACGTGTTCGCTCCCAGTCCCGACACGCTGGTCGTGACGTACAACGAACACTATGCGTACGCGAACACCGGGATCATCCAATATGGTCCCTGGCCGCGACATCTCCTCGAGCGGGACTACCACAACAATCCCGGCGGGCTCGATAAGCTCACCTTCGGCAACGACCCCAAGGCCACGACCACGAACGGCCCGTACCAAATCGTGTCCTGGCAGAAGGGCAGCTCCATCGTCGCCGAGGCGGACCCCAACTACGCGCTCGAGAAGCCCAAGGTCAAGCGGATCGTGTGGCGGGTGATCACCGATACGAACACACTCGTCGCCAACATGCTCTCCGGCTCCATCGACGGGATCAGCCCCAACGGCATCTCGTTTGACCAGGGGACGCAGCTCGATCAGCAGGTCACCCAGCGGCACTTGGCGGAACAGGTGCTCTACACTCCCGGATTGATCTGGGAGCACGTCGACCTGAACCTCAACAACCCGAAGCTCAAGGACAAGCGCGTGCGTCAGGCGCTCCTCTACGCGATCGACCGCCAGGCGCTCGTCCAGACGCTCTTCCAGGCCAAGCAGCCGGTCGCGGACTCGTACCTGCCGCCAAAGCACTACGGGTTCGATACCTCCCTCGTGAAGTACAGCTACAATCCAGACAAGGCGAAGGCGCTCTTCACCGAGGCCGGGTGGACGCCCGGCCCGGACGGCGTTCTCAAGAACGCGCAGGGCGAACGGTTCACCGTCACGATCGGCACGACCGCCGGGAACCGGGTCCGAGAAGACGTGGAGCAGGTACTGCAAAGCCAGTGGCGGAAGGTCGGCGTGGACCTCAAGGTCACGAACCAGCCGGCGCGCGTCTTCTTCGGGGAGACGACCCGCCACCGCGAGTTCGACATGGCGATGTATTCGTGGCTCTTCAGCCCTGTCACCGACTGTGAGACGCTCTACACGACCGAGAACATCCCATCGGCTCAGAACGCGTACAATGGCCAGAACTTCGCCGGATTCAGCAACGGGGAGATGGACAAGCTCTGCCACACCATCCCTACCGAACTGGATCAGGCCAAGCGCGTGACGATGCTCAAGCGGAGTCAGGCGATTCTGGCCGACGAGGTGCCGGTGCTCCCGCTGTACTTCCGGGTGGACGTCACCTCGGTCAAAAAGGGATTTCAGAACTGGAAGCCGACCGGACTGGGCCAGAGCCCGGTGACCTGGAACGTGTTCCAGTGGGCGTGGGCCCAGTAG